In the genome of Gammaproteobacteria bacterium, one region contains:
- a CDS encoding 4a-hydroxytetrahydrobiopterin dehydratase produces MTEIADNLAEKHCEACEGGVKPLTREEAERYIGKIAPDWTLSDDAKTISRDFEFKGFYKTVAFVNAIAWMANHEGHHPDLEVGYGHCLVKWTTHAIDGLSENDFICAARTDKIF; encoded by the coding sequence ATGACCGAGATAGCCGACAACCTCGCCGAAAAGCATTGCGAAGCCTGCGAAGGTGGCGTCAAGCCGCTGACCCGCGAAGAAGCCGAGCGCTACATCGGCAAGATCGCGCCGGACTGGACCCTGTCCGACGATGCGAAGACCATCAGCCGCGATTTCGAATTCAAGGGCTTCTACAAGACCGTCGCCTTCGTCAACGCGATCGCCTGGATGGCCAACCACGAAGGCCACCACCCGGACCTGGAAGTCGGCTACGGCCACTGCCTGGTCAAGTGGACCACGCATGCCATCGATGGCCTGAGCGAGAACGATTTCATTTGCGCAGCCAGGACGGACAAGATTTTC